One genomic segment of Rhizobium gallicum bv. gallicum R602sp includes these proteins:
- a CDS encoding DUF2778 domain-containing protein has translation MAFAVEAHESVNPFGWAFFRSAKPLRLISGIAAIGIAVTLSAWTIASVAAMHTSALPQPAAATIADVAIVRKPVAHVGTPAHPLIRVGKFSRLPGKTTVSDRMVAELSPKSSKDMVALLQRRGLSLLAMRNNSAAMAAALKQQALVLASAAPVVAVTAHATLPAADYSIRTASAKPVEPASSLALAATLPSARPIPAVAPVETASAETATSDEPFGLVLAPGTDIPLPMARPGKPKIDAPEAGPALAYARTEDDDEEMPAFAKPALMPSARNGVAIYDIEASIVYLPNGEKLEAHSGLGGMRDKPRYADKKMRGPTPPHTYDLAMREALFHGVEAIRLHPVGGPQKIHGRVGLLAHTYMLGKRGDSNGCVSFKDYRRFLAAFKRGEVKRLVVVPRLKNPPSPRPSLASLFSKRS, from the coding sequence ATGGCGTTTGCTGTTGAGGCGCATGAAAGCGTCAACCCTTTCGGCTGGGCTTTTTTTCGCTCAGCCAAACCCCTCCGGCTGATATCCGGAATTGCTGCAATTGGTATCGCGGTCACTTTGTCGGCCTGGACGATTGCCTCTGTCGCGGCTATGCACACCTCCGCCTTGCCGCAACCCGCAGCTGCGACGATCGCCGATGTCGCGATCGTCCGAAAGCCGGTTGCACATGTTGGCACGCCTGCGCACCCGCTGATCCGCGTCGGCAAGTTCTCGCGCCTTCCGGGCAAGACGACGGTTTCGGACCGCATGGTTGCCGAACTCTCGCCGAAATCCTCGAAGGATATGGTCGCCCTCTTGCAGCGCCGCGGCCTGTCACTGCTTGCCATGCGCAACAACAGCGCGGCGATGGCCGCAGCGCTGAAGCAGCAGGCGCTGGTGCTTGCAAGCGCCGCACCTGTTGTGGCGGTTACCGCGCATGCGACCCTTCCGGCAGCTGATTATTCGATCCGGACCGCCTCCGCCAAGCCGGTTGAACCGGCGTCAAGCCTCGCGCTTGCGGCAACGCTTCCTTCCGCCCGGCCCATACCGGCCGTTGCTCCTGTCGAAACCGCCTCTGCCGAAACGGCTACGTCCGACGAGCCTTTCGGCCTCGTTCTGGCGCCTGGCACCGATATTCCGCTTCCGATGGCACGCCCCGGCAAGCCGAAGATCGACGCGCCCGAAGCCGGACCGGCTCTTGCCTATGCGCGAACGGAAGATGACGACGAGGAGATGCCGGCATTCGCCAAGCCGGCCTTGATGCCGAGCGCCCGCAATGGGGTGGCGATCTACGATATCGAGGCCAGCATCGTCTATCTGCCGAACGGCGAAAAGCTCGAAGCCCATTCCGGCCTCGGCGGCATGCGCGACAAGCCGCGCTACGCCGACAAGAAAATGCGCGGCCCAACCCCGCCGCACACCTATGACCTCGCCATGCGCGAAGCGCTGTTCCACGGCGTCGAGGCGATCCGCCTCCATCCCGTCGGCGGCCCGCAGAAGATCCACGGTCGCGTCGGCCTGCTCGCCCACACCTACATGCTCGGCAAGCGTGGCGATTCCAATGGATGCGTTTCGTTCAAGGACTACCGCCGCTTCCTTGCCGCCTTCAAGCGCGGCGAGGTCAAACGCCTCGTGGTCGTGCCGCGCCTGAAAAACCCGCCCTCTCCACGTCCAAGTCTCGCATCGCTGTTTTCGAAACGAAGCTAA
- a CDS encoding alpha/beta hydrolase family protein, giving the protein MPVGLAKGLCLDANRTNWDGSGPRPLSWAAWYPADDGAIETPVSDASWFWLKPVARDAALKPAARPHPLVLLSHGTGGVAAGLEWLAHRLAQQGFVALAVNHHGHTGAEPHRPEGFLCLWERASDISAMLDDRSWRTQLGGMISAHACVAGFSAGAYTAMLLMGARVAYSQFESANPIKSPHRGPREFPNLADHISPLLERSAVFRESWSRRSKDYSDPRFDAALVLAPGRSVLGFSAESLKRIAKPVRIVGGDADTIAPAQECCSWLHSLLPGAGLDILKGGVDHYIFMPEPTPQGRKLAPDIFTDADGIDRRSIHDEVASIAARFFGSVV; this is encoded by the coding sequence ATGCCGGTGGGCTTAGCAAAGGGCCTCTGCCTTGATGCGAACAGGACGAATTGGGACGGTAGCGGCCCCCGGCCTCTTTCCTGGGCGGCCTGGTATCCTGCGGATGACGGCGCAATCGAGACGCCCGTATCTGACGCATCTTGGTTTTGGCTGAAGCCTGTTGCGCGTGACGCGGCTCTTAAACCGGCAGCGAGGCCCCATCCCCTCGTGCTGCTCTCTCATGGCACCGGGGGAGTTGCCGCCGGTCTCGAATGGCTGGCCCATCGCCTGGCGCAGCAGGGCTTCGTCGCCCTTGCGGTCAATCATCACGGCCACACCGGTGCCGAACCCCATAGACCGGAAGGCTTCCTCTGCCTCTGGGAACGGGCAAGCGACATAAGTGCAATGCTTGACGATCGCAGCTGGCGAACGCAACTGGGCGGAATGATCAGCGCTCACGCCTGCGTCGCTGGTTTTTCCGCCGGTGCCTACACGGCTATGTTGCTGATGGGCGCACGCGTGGCCTATTCCCAGTTTGAATCTGCAAACCCGATCAAGAGCCCGCACCGTGGACCGAGGGAGTTTCCCAATCTGGCGGACCACATATCTCCCCTGCTGGAGCGCAGCGCCGTTTTTCGCGAGTCGTGGAGCCGCAGATCAAAGGACTATAGCGACCCTCGATTTGATGCTGCCCTCGTCCTTGCGCCTGGCCGCTCGGTGTTGGGTTTTTCGGCCGAAAGCTTGAAGCGGATCGCAAAGCCGGTTCGAATTGTCGGCGGTGATGCGGATACCATCGCGCCTGCGCAGGAGTGCTGCAGCTGGCTGCACAGCCTTCTGCCGGGCGCTGGGCTGGATATTCTCAAAGGCGGAGTTGACCATTACATTTTTATGCCGGAACCGACGCCTCAAGGCAGGAAACTGGCACCGGACATTTTCACGGATGCCGACGGCATCGATCGGCGGTCTATTCACGACGAAGTCGCCAGCATCGCGGCTCGGTTCTTTGGTTCCGTTGTCTGA